The Arachis ipaensis cultivar K30076 chromosome B07, Araip1.1, whole genome shotgun sequence genome includes a window with the following:
- the LOC107606105 gene encoding serine hydroxymethyltransferase 4, producing MDAQPGLSLGLNAHISSPVSSHSATLTDNSFSFPIPNPSVPWQQLLVDEDYKPLDKLKHEEEEEEEEEEDDDDDDDVDQEEEEEEEEEEEEGGIIDEEEEQEQKEQERKQHQTINFMGRSFPVKRRHIEGSESYFPSKRFAEDSNSNSNSNSTVEGRKASVLSWGNQPLGIADPEIFEIMEKEKKRQFKGIELIASENFVCKAVMEALGSHLTNKYSEGMPGNKYYTGNQHIDQLEFLCCERALVAFDLDPNKWGVNVQPYSCTSANFAVYTGLLHPGDRIMGMDSASGGHLSHGYYTMSGKKVSAASIFFETMPYKVNHLTGYIDYEKLEEKAMDFRPKILICGGSSYPREWDYGKFRMIADKCGAVLMCDMAHVSGLVAAKEVASPFDYCDIVTSTTHKSLRGPRGGIVFYRRGAKPRKPGHVHYHGDDVNYDFEEKINFALYPSLQGGPHNNHIAALAVALKQVATPEYKAYMQQVKKNAQALASALLKRKCRLVTDGTDNHLLLWDLTALGLNDRNYEKVCEACHITLNKCAIYGSTSPGGVRIGTPAMTSRGCVEEDFETIADFLLKAAQITSSIVQREHAKPFKDFVKNLQINKDISNLRNQVEAFSSRFAMPGFDF from the exons ATGGATGCTCAACCAGGTTTATCTCTCGGCTTGAACGCGCATATCTCATCCCCTGTTTCTTCTCACTCTGCTACGCTCACTGATAACTCTTTCTCATTCCCCATTCCAAATCCTTCCGTTCCGTGGCAGCAATTACTCGTCGACGAAGACTACAAGCCTCTTGATAAACTCAAacacgaggaagaagaagaagaagaagaagaagaagatgatgatgatgatgatgatgttgatcaagaagaagaagaagaggaagaggaagaagaagaagaagggggaatcatagacgaagaagaagaacagGAACAAAAGGAACAGGAGAGGAAGCAGCACCAAACGATTAACTTCATGGGGCGTTCTTTTCCGGTGAAGAGAAGGCATATAGAGGGTTCTGAATCGTACTTCCCTTCAAAGCGTTTCGCCGAGGACTCGAAttcgaattcaaattcaaattcaacggTCGAGGGGCGCAAAGCTTCGGTGCTGTCATGGGGGAACCAGCCACTTGGAATCGCAGACCCCGAAATCTTCGAGATcatggagaaggagaagaaaagacAGTTCAAAGGAATCGAATTGATCGCTTCGGAGAATTTTGTGTGCAAGGCAGTGATGGAAGCATTGGGAAGCCATTTGACTAATAAGTATTCTGAGGGAATGCCCGGTAACAAGTACTACACTGGGAATCAGCACATTGATCAGCTTGAGTTTCTATGCTGCGAGCGTGCTTTGGTTGCTTTTGATCTTGATCCTAACAAATGGGGTGTGAATGTTCAGCCATATTCCTGCACTTCTGCGAATTTCGCGGTTTACACGGGTCTTTTGCATCCTGGAGACAGAATCATGGGAATGGATTCTGCTTCTGGGGGACACTTGAGTCATGGCTATTACACTATGAGTGGGAAGAAGGTTTCTGCTGCTTCAATTTTCTTCGAGACAATGCCTTACAAGGTTAATCACTTAACTGGGTACATTGATTATGAGAAGCTTGAGGAGAAAGCTATGGACTTTAGGCCAAAGATACTTATTTGTGGTGGGAGTTCTTACCCTCGAGAATGGGATTATGGGAAGTTCAGGATGATTGCTGATAAATGTGGTGCAGTGTTGATGTGTGACATGGCTCATGTTAGTGGTCTTGTGGCGGCTAAG GAAGTGGCTAGTCCATTTGATTACTGTGATATTGTTACCTCAACAACCCACAAAAGCCTTCGGGGTCCAAGGGGAGGCATTGTTTTTTACAGGAGAGGAGCGAAACCAAGGAAACCAGGCCATGTTCATTATCATGGAGATGATGTTAATTATGATTTTGAGGAGAAGATAAACTTTGCTTTGTATCCATCGTTACAGGGAGGTCCTCATAATAACCACATCGCTGCTCTTGCCGTGGCTTTGAAACAAGTTGCAACTCCAGAGTACAAAGCATATATGCAGCAGGTGAAGAAAAATGCGCAGGCATTAGCTTCTGCTttgttgaaaagaaaatgcagattAGTGACTGATGGAACCGACAATCATCTGTTGCTTTGGGATCTAACTGCACTTGGCTTGAATG ACAGAAATTATGAGAAGGTCTGCGAGGCATGTCACATCACTCTAAACAAATGCGCCATTTATGGTTCTACTTCTCCTGGAGGAGTGAGAATTG GTACCCCTGCAATGACATCAAGAGGGTGTGTAGAGGAAGATTTTGAGACCATAGCTGACTTCCTTTTGAAGGCAGCTCAGATTACCAGCAGCATTGTACAGCGGGAACATGCCAAACCGTTCAAGGATTTCGTCAAGAATCTTCAGATCAACAAAGATATTTCCAATCTCAGAAATCAGGTCGAGGCATTTAGTTCCCGGTTTGCTATGCCGGGATTCGATTTCTGA